The following coding sequences are from one Zalophus californianus isolate mZalCal1 chromosome 5, mZalCal1.pri.v2, whole genome shotgun sequence window:
- the G3BP1 gene encoding ras GTPase-activating protein-binding protein 1, whose protein sequence is MVMEKPSPLLVGREFVRQYYTLLNQAPDMLHRFYGKNSSYVHGGLDSNGKPADAVYGQKEIHRKVMSQNFTNCHTKIRHVDAHATLNDGVVVQVMGLLSNNNQALRRFMQTFVLAPEGSVANKFYVHNDIFRYQDEVFGGFVTEPQEESEEEVEEPEERQQTPEVVPDDSGTFYDQTVSNDLEEHLEEPVAEPEPDPEPEPEQEPVSEIQEEKSEPVLEETAPEDAQKSSSPAPTDIAQTVQEDLRTFSWASVTSKNLPPSGAVPVTGIPPHVVKVPASQPRPESKPESQIPPQRPQRDQRVREQRINIPPQRGPRPIREAGEQGDVEPRRIVRHPDSHQLFIGNLPHEVDKSELKDFFQSYGNVVELRINSGGKLPNFGFVVFDDSEPVQKVLSNRPIMFRGEVRLNVEEKKTRAAREGDRRDNRLRGPGGPRGGLGGGMRGPPRGGMVQKPGFGVGRGIAPRQ, encoded by the exons ATGGTTATGGAGAAGCCTAGTCCCCTGCTGGTCGGGCGGGAATTTGTGAGACAGTATTACACGCTGCTGAACCAGGCCCCAGACATGCTACACAg attttatggAAAGAACTCTTCTTACGTCCATGGGGGATTGGATTCAAATGGAAAGCCAGCAGATGCGGTCTATGGACAGAAA GAGATCCATAGGAAAGTGATGTCACAAAACTTTACCAATTGCCACACTAAGATTCGCCATGTTGATGCTCATGCCACTCTGAATGATGGTGTAGTGGTCCAGGTGATGGGGTTGCTCTCTAATAACAACCAGGCTTTGAGGAGATTCATGCAGACATTTGTCCTTGCTCCTGAG GGCTCTGTTGCAAATAAGTTCTACGTTCACAATGATATCTTCAGATACCAAGATGAGGTCTTTGGTGGCTTTGTCACTGAGCCTCAGGAGG aATCTGAGGAAGAGGTAGAGGAACCTGAAGAAAGACAGCAGACACCTGAGGTGGTACCTGATGATTCTGGAACTTTCTATGATCAGACTGTCAG CAATGACTTAGAAGAACATTTAGAGGAACCTGTTGCTGAACCAGAGCCAGATCCTGAACCAGAACCAGAGCAAGAACCTGTATCTGAAATCCAAGAGGAAAAGTCTGAGCCAGTATTGGAAGAAACTGCCCCTGAGGATGCTCAGAAGAGTTCTTCCCCAGCACCTACGGACATAGCTCAGACAGTACAGGAAGACTTGAGG ACATTTTCTTGGGCATCTGTGACCAGTAAGAACCTTCCACCCAGTGGAGCTGTTCCAGTTACTGGGATACCACCTCATGTTGTTAAAGTACCAGCTTCACAG CCTCGTCCGGAGTCTAAGCCTGAGTCTCAGATTCCACCGCAGAGGCCTCAGAGGGATCAAAGAGTGCGAGAACAACGAATAAATATTCCTCCCCAGAGGGGACCTAGACCAA TCCGTGAGGCTGGTGAGCAAGGTGATGTTGAACCCCGAAGAATTGTGAGACACCCTGATAGTCACCAACTTTTCATTGGCAATCTGCCACACGAAGTGGACAAATCGGagcttaaagatttttttcaaa GTTATGGGAATGTGGTGGAGCTGCGCATTAACAGCGGTGGGAAATTACccaattttggttttgttgtgtttGATGATTCTGAGCCTGTTCAGAAGGTCCTTAGCAACCGG CCCATCATGTTCAGAGGTGAGGTCCGTCTGAATGTGGAAGAGAAGAAGACTCGAGCTGCCCGGGAAGGGGACCGTCGAGATAACCGCCTGCGGGGACCTGGAGGCCCTCGAGGTGGGCTGGGTGGTGGAATGAGAGGCCCTCCCCGTGGAGGCATGGTGCAGAAACCAGGATTTGGAGTGGGAAGGGGAATTGCTCCAAGGCAGTGA